In Brevibacillus marinus, the genomic window TTAGTGGGTTAAAGCAGTTGGTGGAAACGGGTAAAATTCATTATCCATCATAACAGTATTCATGCAGCAGCATCCCCAAAACCGACCTATGTTGGCTTTAAACATAACTCTCATCATGTGGTTCGCTGCTGGTTATATAATTTCCTCTTATCTCTAAACTACAAAGGAAAAGAAAGATCTTGAACTTTTTAAATAGACATGATATACTTAGCGTGACAAATGGAATGTGAATAGTTTTCATATGAATTTTTGGAGGAGTCTGTCACCTGACGGCTCCTTTTTGCTTTTTTCATGTAAACTATTCAATTCTTACCATAGGGGAGGATGATGGAGATTGGTACATATTGTTCAGTTAATCATGATTGTGCTTGGAACCAAACTGGCAGGAGATCTGAGTGTAAAACTCGGACAACCGTCCGTATTAGGAAAACTGATTGTCGGAATCGTGATTGGACCCGCTGTTTTAGGATGGATTGAGCCGTCGGAGTTTATTGACACATTTAGTCAAATCGGAGTTCTTTTGCTCATGTTTATTGCTGGACTGGAAACAGACGTGCAGGAACTGAACAGAAATCGAAATGCTTCGCTTGCAGTGGCTGTTGGCGGAGTCATTTTACCTTTTGTTGGGGGATACCTAAGCGGCATCGCCATTGGGATGGAACAAGCATATGCTATCTTTTTGGGTCTGATTTTAAGTGCTACCTCGGTTAGCATTACCGTTCAAACGTTAAAAGATCTGGGTCAGTTAAACACACGAGAGAGCACCACGATTCTCGGCGCTGCGGTCGCAGATGACGTGCTGGTTGTCGTTTTATTAGCTTTCGTGATGAGTTTTCTTGTCGGCGGAGATGTCAGCATCAGCTCCGTTGTTTTGAAGAAAATTCTCTTCTTTGTCACGATTGTTCTGATTGGATGGAAACTGGTTCCGCCGCTGCTCCGTTTGCTTGCCCCGTTAAAAGTCACGGAATCTGTGATTAGCGCGGCATTCATCGTCTGTATGTCATTTGCGTATTATGCCGAATTATTGGGCATTACGGGCATTATTGGGGCCTTTGCGGCAGGTATTGCCATTTCCCAAACCAAATATAAAGAGGAAGTAGAACAGAAAATTGAGCCCATCGCTTACGCGGTTTTTGTTCCCGTCTTTTTTGTCAGCATCGGTTTATCCGTTTCCTTTAAAGGCATAGGAGAGCAAATATGGTTTATTTTTGCTCTTACGTTAATCGCTATCTTCACCAAGCTGATTGGATGCGGGCTCGGTGCAAGGGTAACAGGATTTAATATGCGTTCCTCTTTTGCCATTGGTGCAGGCATGATATCTCGTGGAGAAGTAGCCTTAATTATTGCTGCTCTTGGTCTGGAAGCGCAATTATTAGCTCCGGAATATTTTACTTCCCTAGTTGTCGTGGTGATTTTAACCACACTGGTTACACCTCCAATACTAAAGAAAGTTTTTGCCAAAGATGAAGATAATGTGAAACAGGAAGCGAAGTAGCGATTTTATTGCGGTTGATTTTTATTGGGCATCCGTTTTGCAGACTGTCTGGAGGTGAAGCAGGTGTCTACGATTCTGATTGTGGATGACGAACCGCAAATCTTGGAGATCTTAGCGTCTTATCTAACCAAGGAAGGCTATTACGTCATGACGGCTGAAAACGGCAGGGACGCCTTGGAACTTGCCGCATCAGCTCCCTTGGATTTGATCATCCTTGATCTGATGCTGCCGGACATCAGCGGAGAAGAGGTGTGCCGGAAGATTCGCAAGACGTCCCGTGTACCGATCCTGATGCTGACGGCGAAAAGCGGTGAGGCCGACCGAATTACGGGATTGGAGATCGGGGCAGATGATTATCTGGTAAAGCCGTTTAGTCCACGCGAGCTGGTGGCCAGAGTCCGGGCAATTTTGCGGCGGATCGGCGATTACCAAGCGTTAAGTGATCTCGTGGAATTGGGCGATTTGCACGTATCGCTGCGGGAGAAGCGTGTAACGCTGAAGGGGAAACCGCTTGATTTGACACCGAGTGAATATCGCTTGTTGACCACGCTGCTCCGCTACCCCGGCCGCACCTGGACCCGGGAAGAATTAGTGGAAGAAGTATGGGGATTGGATTTCGCGGGAAGCGACCGGACCGTTGACACACACATTAAGAACCTGCGTCATAAGCTTGAGGATGACCCGAGACAACCAGTCTACATCAAAACGGTATACGGATTAGGGTATCGGCTCGACAATCCCGCACAGAAGGGGGGCTGACACATGAAAAGCATATGGCTGAAGCTGGCGCTGGCCTTTATGGCGGTTAGCGCCAGCGGCATTCTGATTTCAACGATCCTTTCCATTAAAGAAATGGATGTTCATTTTTTTCATTACATAAGCGATGTCAACCAAAAACACCAAGCAGATCTGCTGGCCATGCTACGGGAAGAGTACCAACGAGAAGAGGAGTGGAACGAACGCGCTTTTTGGAAAGTAGAGGCTGCTGCACAGATACTGGGGTGGAAGATCTCGGTATACGACCGGGAAAAACAACTGATCCGAACGTTTGGGAACTCCGCGACTCCTGATGCCAAGCTGATGGAAGACACGATACCTGTTCTGGTTCGTGGGATGCCGGTAGGCTACCTGGGGATCCAGCATGACGACGCTGACAGCATTTCCTTGGAGGAACACTTT contains:
- a CDS encoding response regulator transcription factor, whose translation is MSTILIVDDEPQILEILASYLTKEGYYVMTAENGRDALELAASAPLDLIILDLMLPDISGEEVCRKIRKTSRVPILMLTAKSGEADRITGLEIGADDYLVKPFSPRELVARVRAILRRIGDYQALSDLVELGDLHVSLREKRVTLKGKPLDLTPSEYRLLTTLLRYPGRTWTREELVEEVWGLDFAGSDRTVDTHIKNLRHKLEDDPRQPVYIKTVYGLGYRLDNPAQKGG
- a CDS encoding cation:proton antiporter, with product MIVLGTKLAGDLSVKLGQPSVLGKLIVGIVIGPAVLGWIEPSEFIDTFSQIGVLLLMFIAGLETDVQELNRNRNASLAVAVGGVILPFVGGYLSGIAIGMEQAYAIFLGLILSATSVSITVQTLKDLGQLNTRESTTILGAAVADDVLVVVLLAFVMSFLVGGDVSISSVVLKKILFFVTIVLIGWKLVPPLLRLLAPLKVTESVISAAFIVCMSFAYYAELLGITGIIGAFAAGIAISQTKYKEEVEQKIEPIAYAVFVPVFFVSIGLSVSFKGIGEQIWFIFALTLIAIFTKLIGCGLGARVTGFNMRSSFAIGAGMISRGEVALIIAALGLEAQLLAPEYFTSLVVVVILTTLVTPPILKKVFAKDEDNVKQEAK